Proteins from one Acidiphilium multivorum AIU301 genomic window:
- a CDS encoding OmpP1/FadL family transporter, giving the protein MKERKILICRNSSQIALLVALAVPGLAQAAGLGLADQSTGMVARSYAGATVSATPSTAFYNPAGLVMLKGNQFEGAFNYYDIRSKFSGTDEPYFGQGTSSGFVESTLVPGSFGVISLPHGMKLGFSVTTPIGGRIKYRPGFVGQYQGTEALLTTIQVGLSLAIPITRTLSIGFGPEINYFQNILALDQNLGVLQPAAGQFSGKSYAFGYNAGVMYRPAPGTRIGLDYRSRISQSVKGVERIGIQLPSIVPPAVDSLLTSLGGLPPAASSASDKWTFPQQISFGVYQRLTPRLAVMASAQWTNWAQQQSLIISDPSTANFTHGAIYTPFDYRNSWTVGVGFDYRATKRLTLMGGAGYDESPVTSKYRQDLLPDANRTSLSAGMSFRLLPNATLMAGYQHIFVQNGSISQTRVGLQPNGTTQTTYSGTLDGTYSLSANVFSTGVVMSF; this is encoded by the coding sequence ATGAAAGAAAGAAAAATTCTAATTTGTCGTAATTCCTCGCAGATCGCGTTGCTCGTTGCGCTCGCCGTGCCCGGTCTGGCGCAGGCGGCCGGGCTCGGCCTGGCCGATCAGAGCACCGGAATGGTCGCCCGCTCCTATGCCGGCGCGACGGTCAGCGCCACGCCCTCGACAGCCTTCTACAACCCGGCCGGACTCGTGATGCTGAAAGGCAACCAGTTCGAGGGCGCCTTCAACTATTACGACATAAGATCGAAATTCAGCGGGACCGATGAACCCTATTTCGGCCAGGGCACGTCGTCCGGCTTCGTCGAATCCACGCTGGTGCCGGGGAGTTTCGGCGTCATCAGCCTGCCGCACGGGATGAAGCTCGGCTTCTCGGTCACCACGCCGATCGGCGGGCGGATCAAGTATCGGCCCGGGTTCGTCGGCCAGTATCAGGGCACCGAGGCGCTGCTGACCACCATCCAGGTCGGGCTGTCGCTGGCGATTCCGATCACCAGGACCCTCTCGATCGGCTTCGGTCCGGAGATCAACTATTTCCAGAACATCCTGGCCCTGGACCAGAATCTCGGCGTGCTGCAACCCGCCGCCGGCCAGTTCTCGGGCAAGAGCTACGCCTTCGGCTACAATGCCGGCGTGATGTACCGCCCGGCGCCGGGCACGCGGATCGGCCTCGACTACCGCTCGCGGATCAGCCAGAGCGTGAAGGGCGTCGAGCGGATCGGCATCCAGCTGCCCTCGATCGTGCCGCCGGCGGTGGACTCGCTGCTGACCTCGCTCGGCGGCCTGCCGCCCGCAGCCTCGAGCGCGTCCGACAAATGGACCTTCCCGCAGCAGATCTCCTTCGGGGTCTATCAGCGGCTGACGCCGCGGCTCGCGGTGATGGCCAGCGCCCAATGGACCAACTGGGCGCAGCAGCAGTCGCTGATCATCAGCGACCCGTCGACCGCGAATTTCACCCATGGCGCGATCTATACGCCGTTCGACTACCGCAACAGCTGGACGGTCGGCGTCGGCTTCGATTACCGGGCGACGAAGCGGCTGACGCTGATGGGGGGCGCCGGATACGACGAGAGCCCGGTCACTTCGAAATACCGCCAGGATCTGCTGCCGGATGCGAACCGCACCTCGCTCAGCGCCGGCATGAGCTTCAGGCTGCTGCCGAACGCGACGCTGATGGCCGGCTACCAGCACATCTTCGTCCAGAACGGATCGATCAGCCAGACCCGCGTCGGCCTGCAACCGAACGGGACAACGCAGACGACCTATTCAGGCACGCTGGACGGCACATATTCGCTGAGCGCCAACGTGTTCTCGACCGGCGTGGTCATGAGTTTCTGA
- a CDS encoding aldehyde dehydrogenase family protein, translating to MDMIETMMPDGVAGLDTLFARQQARAIALRSSGAEARIAKLRALEAAVQAWRPRLYAALQEDLGKPEAEADLSEILPVLSEIRHARRHLKSWMKPQRAAPTLTTFGTRARIRHEPRGVCLIISPWNYPVNLALGPLASAIAAGNTAILKPSEMAPATSAALAAMLAEIFAPDEVAVREGDAAIATALLDLPFDHIFFTGSPAIGKVVMTAAARHLSSVTLELGGKSPVIVDAGADLAKAAKAIAWGKFTNCGQTCIAPDHLYAHEAVHDELVRRVRAETARMYGAAPGADYGRIVNERHFDRILRLLDDARGRGATVEGGAADRARRLIAPAFVSGAPRESAVMQEEIFGPVLPVIRFRDAAEPIEAINAAPKPLALYLFARDRRFTDRVIGETSSGGVGINTTMLHFLHGNLPFGGVNNSGIGNAHGFYGFRAFSHERAVLRDVASATPMLFPPYTKRVRMMVKSVLRLA from the coding sequence ATGGACATGATCGAGACGATGATGCCGGATGGTGTCGCGGGGCTGGATACGCTGTTCGCCCGCCAGCAGGCGCGGGCGATCGCGCTCCGCAGTTCGGGCGCGGAGGCGCGGATCGCGAAGCTGCGGGCGCTGGAGGCGGCGGTGCAGGCCTGGCGGCCCCGGCTTTACGCCGCGCTGCAGGAAGATCTCGGCAAGCCCGAGGCGGAGGCCGACCTGTCGGAGATCCTGCCGGTGCTTTCGGAAATCCGCCACGCGCGGCGGCATCTGAAATCGTGGATGAAGCCGCAGCGCGCGGCGCCGACGCTGACCACCTTCGGCACGCGGGCGCGAATTCGCCACGAGCCGCGCGGCGTGTGCCTGATCATCTCGCCGTGGAACTATCCGGTGAACCTGGCGCTCGGGCCGCTGGCCTCGGCGATCGCGGCGGGGAATACCGCGATCCTGAAACCCTCGGAAATGGCGCCGGCGACCTCGGCGGCGCTTGCCGCCATGCTCGCGGAGATCTTCGCGCCGGACGAGGTGGCGGTGCGGGAGGGCGACGCCGCGATCGCCACCGCGCTGCTCGACCTGCCGTTCGACCACATCTTCTTCACCGGCAGCCCGGCGATCGGCAAGGTGGTGATGACGGCGGCGGCGCGGCACCTGAGCTCGGTGACGCTGGAGCTTGGCGGCAAGTCGCCCGTCATCGTCGATGCGGGAGCGGATCTCGCGAAGGCGGCGAAGGCGATCGCCTGGGGCAAGTTCACCAATTGCGGGCAGACCTGCATCGCGCCAGACCATCTCTATGCCCATGAGGCGGTGCATGACGAGCTGGTGCGCCGGGTGCGGGCGGAGACGGCGCGGATGTATGGCGCGGCGCCGGGGGCGGATTACGGGCGGATCGTCAACGAGCGGCATTTCGACCGCATCCTGCGCCTGCTCGACGATGCGCGCGGCCGGGGCGCGACTGTCGAGGGCGGGGCGGCGGACCGGGCGCGGCGGCTGATCGCGCCGGCCTTCGTTTCCGGCGCGCCGCGGGAGTCGGCGGTGATGCAGGAGGAGATCTTCGGCCCGGTGCTGCCGGTGATCCGCTTCCGCGACGCCGCCGAGCCGATCGAGGCGATCAACGCGGCGCCGAAGCCGCTGGCGCTCTATCTCTTCGCGCGCGACCGGCGCTTCACCGACCGGGTGATCGGCGAGACCTCGTCGGGCGGGGTGGGCATCAACACGACGATGCTGCACTTCCTGCACGGCAACCTGCCCTTCGGCGGGGTGAACAATTCGGGGATCGGCAACGCGCACGGGTTCTACGGCTTCCGCGCCTTCAGCCACGAGCGGGCGGTGCTGAGGGATGTGGCCTCGGCGACGCCGATGCTGTTCCCGCCCTATACGAAGCGGGTGCGGATGATGGTGAAATCGGTGCTGCGGCTGGCCTGA
- a CDS encoding DUF6726 family protein, with translation MKWIGTTALLGLVAGALSGCGLVAAPCRVTSAGLKIVPLVGPVAAAPTDTCANVIDPTPTRS, from the coding sequence ATGAAATGGATCGGGACGACGGCGCTGCTGGGTCTGGTGGCCGGGGCGCTGTCGGGATGTGGGCTGGTGGCGGCGCCGTGCCGGGTGACGTCGGCGGGGCTGAAGATCGTCCCGCTGGTCGGGCCGGTGGCGGCGGCGCCGACCGATACCTGCGCCAACGTGATCGACCCGACGCCGACGCGGAGCTGA
- a CDS encoding ShlB/FhaC/HecB family hemolysin secretion/activation protein, translating into MTGTFGARRGTRGAVGLGVPAILLLAGLAPAARAQLAPHIINQNELGQSVRLPNLAKEQVPKQKPPTPSVSGISPFVLRGVRVEGATTLPPAAVAATWRGMVGHRVGSAQLSAILIAIGRLCQHQGLALYSVSLPQQNFAGGQVVVRVIEGHVGAVTIEGNTKGASLGLLKHYAARIVADQPLHRATLERNLLLMQSIPGLKVGSELRPMPGQPGVVRLLLGIHRRTVEAGFDVNNAGDRQLDIVQGTANVTVNGLFRQGERDQLVFGAPARIRRYQYYGIVHQEPIGTNGTTVTVTMGELITHPVGAINSGTAQIASVRLSDPLIYTQTRQLDASVEADYLNSNEALLGQTAVSERTRTLREGLIFARAGDWNGIDSGSFTVSEGINALGARRGSLAYGGPGFTKFDVSLVRLQALPKSFFLTVRANAQYALNHLPGSEQFLFGGSEFGRAYPAAVMAGDSGIEMSAELSHKLPLLQHVAPKLISGLAAFGYADWGRIWNRQTIYQYPVDTGASAGGGVRMLLLRHFELTLGAGNELVKPREAAKLERWRFLFAVSGRF; encoded by the coding sequence ATGACGGGTACTTTCGGGGCGCGACGCGGGACCCGCGGCGCGGTTGGCCTTGGCGTGCCGGCGATACTGCTGCTGGCCGGCCTGGCACCGGCGGCGCGGGCGCAGCTGGCGCCGCATATCATCAACCAGAACGAGCTCGGGCAGAGCGTGCGGCTGCCCAACCTGGCGAAGGAGCAGGTGCCGAAGCAGAAGCCGCCGACGCCTTCGGTGTCGGGCATCTCGCCGTTCGTGCTGCGCGGGGTGCGGGTCGAGGGCGCCACGACGCTGCCGCCCGCCGCGGTGGCGGCGACCTGGCGGGGGATGGTCGGGCATCGCGTCGGCAGCGCGCAGCTTTCGGCGATCCTGATCGCGATCGGGCGGCTGTGCCAGCATCAGGGGCTGGCGCTCTATTCGGTGTCGCTGCCGCAGCAGAACTTCGCCGGCGGCCAGGTGGTCGTGCGGGTGATCGAGGGGCATGTCGGCGCGGTCACGATCGAGGGCAACACGAAGGGCGCGAGTCTCGGGCTGCTGAAGCATTACGCGGCGCGGATCGTCGCGGACCAGCCGCTGCACCGGGCGACGCTGGAGCGAAACCTGCTGCTGATGCAGTCGATTCCCGGCCTCAAGGTGGGCAGCGAGCTGCGGCCGATGCCGGGGCAGCCCGGGGTCGTGCGGCTGCTGCTGGGGATTCATCGCCGGACGGTGGAGGCGGGGTTCGACGTGAACAATGCCGGCGACCGCCAGCTCGACATCGTGCAGGGCACGGCGAACGTGACGGTGAACGGGCTGTTCCGCCAGGGCGAGCGCGACCAGCTGGTATTCGGCGCGCCGGCGAGGATCCGCCGCTACCAGTATTACGGGATCGTGCATCAGGAGCCGATCGGGACCAACGGGACGACCGTGACCGTCACGATGGGCGAGCTGATCACCCATCCGGTCGGGGCGATCAATTCGGGGACGGCGCAGATCGCGAGCGTGCGGCTGTCCGACCCGCTGATCTATACGCAGACCCGGCAGCTCGATGCCTCGGTGGAGGCGGACTACCTGAACAGCAACGAGGCGCTGCTCGGGCAGACGGCGGTCTCGGAGCGGACGCGGACGCTGCGGGAAGGGCTGATCTTCGCGCGGGCGGGGGACTGGAACGGGATCGACAGCGGGTCGTTCACGGTGAGCGAGGGGATCAACGCGCTGGGGGCGCGGCGCGGCAGCCTCGCCTATGGCGGGCCGGGCTTCACCAAGTTCGACGTGAGCCTGGTGCGGCTGCAGGCGCTGCCGAAATCGTTCTTCCTCACCGTGCGGGCCAACGCCCAGTACGCGCTGAACCATCTGCCGGGGAGCGAGCAGTTCCTGTTCGGCGGCAGCGAGTTCGGCCGGGCCTATCCGGCGGCGGTGATGGCGGGCGATAGCGGGATCGAGATGTCCGCCGAGCTGAGCCACAAGCTGCCCTTGCTCCAGCACGTCGCGCCGAAGCTGATCTCGGGGCTGGCGGCGTTCGGCTATGCCGACTGGGGCCGGATCTGGAACCGGCAGACGATCTACCAGTATCCGGTGGATACCGGCGCATCGGCCGGCGGTGGCGTGCGGATGCTGCTGCTGCGCCATTTCGAGCTGACGCTCGGCGCCGGCAACGAGCTGGTGAAGCCGCGCGAGGCGGCGAAGCTGGAGCGCTGGCGCTTCCTCTTCGCCGTCTCGGGCCGGTTCTGA
- a CDS encoding GMC family oxidoreductase has translation MSSESFDYVVVGAGSAGAVIANRLSADPQVRVCLLEAGKPDKSRMIDTPLGIVGLLRFRTYNWYYYTAPQAELNGRRLYWPRGKTLGGSSSINAMIYMRGHPEDYDEWRDLGAPGWGWDDVFPLFRAMERNERGADAFHGDAGELNVADLGNPNPLGAAFVRAGVEAGLPANADFNGAVQEGVGPYQVTQRDGKRFSASRAFLDGIRQRANLRIETGAHVARVLLEGTRAVGVEVRIGGAMRRIGARREVILCGGAINSPQLLMLSGIGPRAALARAGVELAHELPGVGANLQDHLDVSVIVPDRSGNSVGVAGNTLPRAVAAFFEYRRKGTGMFQSNAAEAGGFARLTPESRRPEIQFHFLPTILRDHGRKPVWGHGMTLHCCQLRPKSRGSITLRSADPFAEPVIDPAYLSHADDLGELLAGLKLGRRIMASPAIAALSGGREIDPGPARQDDAALVDFIRASAETIYHPVGTCRMGQDEMAVVDDRLRVRGIDGLRVADASIMPRLIGGNTNAPCMVIGEKAAGFIRAERNEPAAAMV, from the coding sequence GTGAGCAGCGAGAGTTTCGATTACGTGGTGGTGGGCGCCGGCTCGGCCGGTGCGGTGATCGCCAACCGGCTGAGTGCCGATCCGCAGGTCCGCGTCTGCCTGCTGGAAGCCGGGAAGCCGGACAAGTCGCGCATGATCGACACGCCGCTCGGCATTGTCGGCCTGCTGCGGTTCAGGACCTATAACTGGTATTACTACACCGCGCCGCAGGCGGAACTGAACGGCCGGCGGCTCTACTGGCCACGCGGCAAGACGCTGGGCGGGTCGTCGTCGATCAATGCGATGATCTACATGCGCGGCCATCCCGAGGATTACGACGAGTGGCGGGATCTCGGCGCGCCGGGCTGGGGGTGGGACGACGTGTTTCCCCTCTTCCGGGCGATGGAGCGCAACGAGCGCGGGGCGGATGCGTTCCACGGCGATGCGGGGGAACTCAATGTCGCCGATCTCGGCAATCCGAATCCGCTGGGGGCGGCGTTCGTCCGCGCCGGCGTCGAGGCCGGGCTGCCGGCGAATGCGGATTTCAACGGCGCGGTGCAGGAGGGCGTTGGCCCGTATCAGGTGACGCAGAGGGATGGAAAGCGGTTTTCCGCCTCCCGCGCGTTCCTCGACGGGATACGCCAGCGGGCGAACCTGCGGATCGAGACCGGCGCGCATGTCGCGCGGGTGCTGCTCGAAGGGACGCGGGCTGTGGGCGTCGAGGTGCGGATCGGCGGGGCGATGCGGCGGATCGGGGCGCGGCGGGAGGTGATCCTGTGCGGCGGGGCGATCAACTCGCCGCAACTGCTCATGCTCTCGGGCATCGGGCCGCGGGCGGCGCTGGCGCGGGCCGGGGTGGAACTCGCGCATGAGCTTCCGGGCGTCGGCGCCAACCTGCAGGACCATCTCGACGTGTCGGTGATCGTGCCCGACCGGAGCGGCAATTCGGTGGGGGTGGCGGGCAACACGCTGCCGCGCGCGGTTGCGGCGTTCTTCGAGTATCGCCGCAAGGGGACCGGGATGTTCCAGTCCAACGCGGCGGAGGCGGGCGGGTTCGCGCGGCTGACGCCGGAATCGCGGCGGCCGGAAATCCAGTTCCACTTCCTGCCGACGATCCTGCGCGACCACGGGCGCAAGCCGGTCTGGGGCCACGGGATGACGCTGCATTGCTGCCAGTTGCGGCCGAAGAGCCGCGGCAGCATCACGCTGCGCTCCGCCGACCCGTTCGCCGAGCCGGTGATCGATCCCGCCTATCTCAGCCATGCCGACGACCTCGGCGAGCTGCTCGCGGGGCTGAAGCTCGGCCGGCGGATCATGGCGAGCCCGGCGATCGCCGCCCTCAGCGGCGGGCGGGAGATCGATCCGGGGCCGGCGCGCCAGGACGACGCGGCGCTGGTCGATTTCATTCGCGCCTCGGCGGAAACCATCTATCATCCGGTGGGCACCTGCCGGATGGGCCAGGACGAGATGGCCGTGGTCGACGACCGGTTGCGCGTGCGGGGGATCGACGGGCTGCGGGTCGCCGATGCCTCGATCATGCCGCGCCTGATCGGCGGCAATACCAACGCGCCCTGCATGGTGATCGGCGAGAAGGCGGCGGGGTTCATCCGCGCCGAGCGCAACGAGCCGGCGGCGGCAATGGTCTGA
- a CDS encoding DUF4442 domain-containing protein, protein MPDGARPPGDAAGQGPDRGTLLHRVGVTPGRMRWGMNLYPPYLFSGIRIDSISADWRHCRARIVLRWYNRNAVGTIFGGTLFAVTDGPWALMLMRLLGPDYYVWDRAADIEYVSPGRGTVFTEFAIPPEREAEIRTAAAGGEKVEPWFGNEIRDAAGTLVARARRQLYVRLKPRARPLS, encoded by the coding sequence ATGCCTGACGGCGCGCGTCCGCCGGGCGACGCGGCCGGGCAGGGGCCCGATCGCGGCACCCTGCTGCACCGCGTCGGCGTCACCCCCGGGCGGATGCGCTGGGGCATGAACCTCTACCCGCCCTACCTGTTCTCCGGCATCCGCATCGATTCCATCTCGGCGGACTGGCGCCACTGCCGTGCCCGCATCGTGCTGCGCTGGTACAACCGCAACGCCGTCGGCACGATCTTCGGCGGCACCCTCTTCGCCGTGACCGACGGCCCCTGGGCGCTGATGCTGATGCGCCTCCTCGGCCCCGACTACTATGTGTGGGACCGCGCCGCCGACATCGAATATGTCAGCCCCGGCCGCGGCACCGTCTTCACCGAGTTCGCGATCCCGCCGGAACGCGAGGCCGAAATACGAACCGCCGCCGCCGGTGGCGAAAAGGTCGAGCCCTGGTTCGGCAACGAGATCCGCGACGCCGCCGGCACCCTCGTCGCCCGCGCCCGCCGCCAGCTCTACGTGCGGCTGAAGCCCCGGGCGCGCCCGCTCTCCTGA
- a CDS encoding EAL domain-containing protein: MVSSQNRSAFAYDYAAQQNLAVIRPIAEALSAHMADDFYKFLADEPDMAETLRHLSDTEFVGLQNKLRNYVGFILSDRLTDADHRATARRLGRLHGQLGIRPRWLIQLYSHLQSNLQQAIRATVPESEAREAAAAIVCHRIFADLREQFAGYEELEAEIAASLAQCETLALESTNFNDLVTGVLELLGGFTGTVSAFFARVDHEGELQIEASAGAAGPRYHQAMESGEVPRISIDPDLEAGRGPGGRAWRESRIICSDAWSIEAENRPWHELGRQLGFRSSAAVPILNEADRTIALLSLYAGVPRFFSAPRIYNFLLHLQQMLSHAVQRFSRAPVIPLHERQRYRRLLDSGRVTFHFQPIIDLDDGALRKLEGLARLIGEDDAIVEPKHFMPAFGSEDLFRLFAIGLDEGAKACREVAALGTDVTIALNFPAEGMGDPRFIDILFARMRAHGLLPHQIQLEILEGHDFGVDETVQHDFLRRIRDAGIRIAEDDLGSGHSSLLRLDRFGFDDVKIDQALVQSALYRPERALEFILYLTRLAHSFDMKLTVEGLANAGMVEAAAILGADYGQGYGIARPMPLDRLVEWHRGFRYKVEVTAPKTALGALAAYLGWCMRAQQTQSERRALGPVDAEARIAAYLGARPEAAARVGPLVERHFAGEFSSHEEIRGRIVQELTLLWFDELAEAGSDG; this comes from the coding sequence ATGGTGTCCAGTCAAAATCGATCCGCTTTCGCCTATGATTATGCGGCACAACAAAATCTGGCGGTCATCCGGCCGATCGCGGAAGCATTGTCCGCCCACATGGCCGATGATTTCTATAAATTCCTCGCCGACGAACCGGACATGGCCGAAACCCTGCGCCATCTCAGCGACACGGAATTTGTCGGCCTGCAAAATAAACTGCGGAATTACGTCGGTTTCATCCTCTCGGACCGCCTGACCGACGCCGATCACCGCGCCACCGCCCGCCGGCTCGGCCGCCTGCACGGCCAGCTCGGCATCCGCCCGCGCTGGCTGATCCAGCTCTACAGCCACCTGCAATCCAATCTCCAGCAGGCGATCCGCGCCACCGTCCCCGAAAGCGAGGCGCGCGAGGCCGCCGCCGCGATCGTCTGCCACCGCATCTTCGCCGACCTGCGCGAGCAGTTCGCCGGCTACGAGGAGCTGGAGGCCGAAATCGCCGCCTCCCTCGCGCAATGCGAGACCCTCGCCCTCGAATCGACCAACTTCAACGACCTCGTCACCGGCGTGCTCGAACTGCTGGGCGGCTTCACCGGCACGGTCTCCGCCTTCTTCGCCCGGGTCGACCATGAGGGCGAACTGCAGATCGAGGCCTCCGCCGGCGCCGCCGGCCCGCGCTACCACCAGGCCATGGAGTCCGGCGAGGTGCCGCGGATCAGCATCGACCCCGATCTCGAGGCCGGCCGCGGCCCCGGCGGCCGCGCCTGGCGCGAGAGCCGCATCATCTGCTCGGATGCCTGGTCGATCGAGGCTGAAAACCGTCCCTGGCACGAGCTGGGCCGCCAGCTCGGCTTCCGCTCCAGCGCCGCGGTGCCGATCCTGAACGAGGCCGACCGCACCATCGCCCTGCTCAGCCTCTATGCCGGGGTGCCGCGCTTCTTCTCCGCCCCGCGCATCTACAATTTCCTCCTCCATCTGCAGCAGATGCTGAGCCACGCGGTGCAGCGCTTCAGCCGCGCCCCGGTCATCCCCCTGCACGAGCGCCAGCGCTACCGCCGCCTGCTCGATTCCGGCCGCGTCACCTTCCATTTCCAGCCGATCATCGACCTCGACGACGGCGCCCTGCGCAAGCTCGAAGGCCTCGCCCGGCTGATCGGCGAGGACGACGCCATCGTCGAGCCGAAGCATTTCATGCCCGCCTTCGGCTCGGAGGATCTCTTCCGCCTCTTCGCGATCGGGCTCGACGAGGGAGCGAAGGCCTGCCGCGAGGTCGCCGCCCTCGGCACCGATGTCACCATCGCCCTGAACTTCCCCGCCGAGGGCATGGGCGATCCCCGCTTCATCGACATCCTGTTCGCCAGGATGCGCGCGCACGGCCTGCTGCCCCACCAGATCCAGCTCGAAATCCTCGAGGGCCACGATTTCGGGGTGGACGAAACCGTGCAGCACGATTTCCTCCGCCGCATCCGCGACGCCGGCATCCGCATCGCCGAGGACGATCTCGGCTCCGGCCACAGCTCCCTCCTCCGCCTCGACCGCTTCGGCTTCGACGACGTGAAGATCGACCAGGCCCTGGTGCAGAGCGCGCTCTACCGCCCCGAACGGGCGCTCGAATTCATCCTCTACCTCACCCGCCTCGCCCATTCCTTCGACATGAAGCTGACCGTCGAGGGCCTCGCCAATGCCGGCATGGTCGAGGCCGCCGCCATTCTCGGCGCCGATTACGGCCAGGGCTACGGCATCGCCCGGCCGATGCCGCTGGACCGGCTCGTCGAATGGCATCGCGGGTTCCGCTACAAGGTGGAGGTCACCGCGCCGAAAACCGCGCTCGGCGCCCTCGCCGCCTATCTCGGCTGGTGCATGCGCGCGCAGCAGACCCAGTCCGAGCGCCGCGCCCTCGGCCCGGTGGATGCCGAGGCGAGGATCGCCGCCTATCTCGGCGCCCGCCCCGAGGCCGCCGCCCGCGTCGGCCCGCTGGTCGAGCGCCATTTCGCCGGCGAGTTTTCCTCGCACGAGGAAATCCGCGGCCGCATCGTCCAGGAACTCACCCTGCTCTGGTTCGACGAACTGGCCGAAGCCGGCAGCGACGGCTGA
- a CDS encoding YceI family protein yields MKRIAACAALALGGMMAAAGTARAGNELLQLTPGNMLSQTHSTAVLFTITGTYRQLSGTLTFDPTAKTCHIDVTFVTSSLALPNAIVRGQVMSKAFLDPKQYPQTSYIGDCAKNGTELDGKLTMHGQTHPFAMKLTERMANGKLVGFDSVGKLDRYNWGLDGLKLMVGKVITVTNDISLTGKPPKPAN; encoded by the coding sequence ATGAAGCGGATCGCGGCTTGCGCTGCCCTCGCGTTGGGCGGGATGATGGCAGCTGCCGGGACGGCGCGTGCGGGGAACGAACTCTTGCAACTCACGCCGGGCAACATGTTGTCGCAGACGCACTCGACCGCGGTGCTGTTCACGATCACCGGCACCTATCGCCAGCTTTCCGGCACGCTCACCTTCGATCCCACCGCGAAGACCTGCCACATCGACGTCACGTTCGTGACCAGCAGCCTCGCGCTGCCCAACGCGATCGTGCGGGGACAGGTCATGTCGAAGGCATTCCTCGATCCGAAACAGTATCCGCAGACGAGCTATATCGGCGACTGCGCGAAGAACGGCACGGAACTCGACGGCAAGCTGACCATGCACGGGCAGACCCATCCGTTCGCCATGAAACTCACCGAGCGGATGGCTAACGGCAAGTTGGTGGGATTCGACTCGGTCGGCAAACTCGACCGCTACAACTGGGGACTCGACGGATTGAAGCTGATGGTCGGCAAAGTGATCACCGTCACGAACGACATCTCGCTGACCGGCAAGCCGCCCAAGCCGGCGAACTGA